The Gehongia tenuis sequence TGATGTGCTCGGGCAGGGAGCTGGGCGTCACCGACGACGACTATCCCGGCGCGGACGTGGACGGCATCCTCATCTTGAAGGAGGAGGACGAGCTCACGCCGGGCACGGATATGAAGGAGGTGCTGGGGCTCACCGACACCGTATTTGAAGCGGAGATTCTGGCCAACCGCCCGGACTGCCTCAGCGTGATGGGCATGGCCCGGGAGACGGCGGCGGTCTTTGATCTCGATTTTGAGATCCCCGCCATCGAGTACGAGGAGAGCAGGAACCCCATGCAGTGGGCGGTGTCTGTGGAGGTGGAGGACAAGGACCTCTGCCCGCGGTACATGGCCCGGGTGGTGAAGAACGTGAGAATCGGGCCCTCGCCGGCCTGGATGCGCCGGTATCTTCAGGCGGCGGGCGTGCGGTCCATCAACAACGCCGTGGACATAACCAACTTCGTGATGCTGGAGACGGGCCAGCCCCTCCATGCCTTCGATATGCGGAACATCCGGGAGAACAGGATCGTGGTGCGCCGGGCGAAGGCGGGGGAGAACCTCGTCACGCTGGACGGTAAGGATCGGGAGCTGGACGAGAGCATGCTGGTCATTGCCGACGGCGTGGGCCCGGTGGGCCTCGCGGGCATCATGGGCGGCGAGAACTCGGAGATCAAGGAGGACACGGTGGACATCCTGATCGAGTCCGCCAAGTTCGACGGCACGAACATCCGGCTCACCAGCCGGAAGCTGGGGCTTGCCACCGAGGCTTCGGCCCGCTATGAGAAGGGCGTGGACATCCTCACCACCCAGATGGCCCTCGAGCGTGCGGCCCAGCTCATGCAGCAGCTGTGCGGCGCGGAGGTACTGAAGGGCCGGGTGGACATTCTCTCCGCACCCATGGGGGAGCGGACGATCCGGGTGCCGGTGAAGCGTATCAACGACCTTGGCGGCGTTAAGATCGACGGCAGGGAGATGGCGGACATTCTGGACCGCCTGTTCATGCTGGCCAATCTCGAGGGGGATGAGCTCACGGTGATGGTTCCCAGCTTCCGCGGGGACATCAAGGGCCCGGCGGATATCGCCGAGGAGGTGCTGCGCCTCTACGGCTACGACAAGATCCCCTACACCCTGCCGAAGGGCGGCGGCCACGCCGGCGGGCTCACCCCCTTCCAAAGGGATGTGGAGCGGGTGCGGGATACGCTGGTGGGCCTTGGCTTCTATGAGACCTACCATTACTCCTTCATGTCGGAAAGCGATCTTGCGGCGCTGCGCCTTCCGGAGAACGACGAGCTCCGGAAGGCGGTGACCATCCTGAACCCCCTCTCCGCGGACATGGGCATGATGCGCACCACCATGGTGCCCGCCATGCTGGACGCCCTCATCGGAAACGTGAACAAGAAGCGGGAGAAGGCGGCGCTGTTTGAACTTGGCCGGGTGTACCTGCCGGGGGACGGGGAGCTCCCCGAGGAGCCCGCCACCCTCTGCCTCGGCGCCTACGGCAGGGACATGGATTTCTACGGCTTCAAGGGCAGGATCGAGGCGCTCTTCGCGGCCTTCGGCGTTCCCGCCGTCTTTGAGAAAACCACCCGCACCTATCTCCATCCCGGCAGGGCGGCGGAGATCAGGGTGAACGGGGAGACGGTGGGCGTGATGGGCGAGGTCCATCCGCTGACCCTCGCGGCCTATGGGGCCGAGGGCCGGGTCCATGTGGCCGAGCTCGATCTCACCCGCATTCTGAGCCGGCGGGTGCCCGCCCACTACACGGCCGTGTCCCGTCATCCCGCAGTGAAGCGGGACCTGGCGCTGGTGGTGAAGGAGGAGGTCACCGTGGGCGCGATGACGGCGGTCATCGAGAAGGCCGGCGGCAGGCTGCTCTCGGACGTGCAGCTCTTTGACATCTACCGCAGCCCGGAGCTGGGGGAGGGCATGAAGAGCGTGGCCTTCGCGCTCACCTTCCAAAGCCTCACGCGGACGCTCCAGGATGAGGAGGTGGACGAAGCGGTGCGAAAGATTCTGGACCGCCTCGAGAAGGATGCGGGCGCCGTTCTTCGAAGCTGAGCATACAAAAAGGGTATGGAAAACATACCCTTTTTTTGCACTCCCTTATTCATCCTTGGCGCCCAGCTTGACGTTCTCCACAACGTGATCCGGGCCGGACTGACCGTAATAGACGATCACGAATGCGCCGCCGCCGGGAAGATCATAGATCTCTCCGAACATGCCGGACAGGGCGCCGTCCGGTTCGCCCCAGGATTGGAGGACCGCGTCGCGGCTTATGCCCTGAAGGGCGTCCGTCAGCGCGGCCTCACCCATCCCGGGCACGGCGGCGAGTTCCGGGACCTTCCTGCCGCAGCCCGGCGCGAAGGCAAGGACAAGAATGAGCGCGAGGACGGCGAAAATTCTGCCCATGGACGGGGCCCCCTTTCTCCCTTTGCTCCATTCTATCCGATTTGGGGCCGCGGTTCAAGGGCCTGCGTCCCGCGCCATCCGTCCCATGCGGCCCGCCGGTGCTCCCCTGCCCGCGTCCCATGCGGTTCCCGTACCGCGAAGGGCGGCGAATCTTGCCAAACGGCGTAGAATCGGTTATAATAGAGTATCAAAAAATGTTAGAGGCGGTATTTATGGAAACGATCAAAGCTTCCGTGAAACTCGCAGGCAGGGAGTACACCATCACCGGCGCCGAGTCGGAGGAGCATCTCCAGCGGGTGGTGGACGCGGTGGAGTACAAGTACAAGGAGCTCAAAAAGATGGCGAAGCTGCCGCTGGACAGCGAGCGGCTGGCCATTTTGACCTCCCTCAACATGGCCGATGACCTGATCCGGGCCAAGGATGAGTCAAAGGAGCTTGGCATTCGCATCGACGAGCTGCAGCGTCAGCTGGTCCGTCTGCAGCGGGAGAACGCGTTTCTCCAGCGGGATGGCCGCGGCGGCGGCAAGCTCAAAGGCGTTAAATAAGAGGGGGCGGCTTTTTGCCGCCCTTTTCAGCGGTATGACAGGGCGTCGGAACCGGTTTTGAGCCCCGGGCTCGGAACCTTTTCTTGGCGTCTGTTTTTTTATAAGGAGTTAGAATGGACGAGAGATTGTATCGTGTTTTGGAACTGAACAAGATTTTGGAGCGCCTTCGGGGGCTGTGCCGCTCGGAGCTGGGCGGGGCGCTGGCGGGGGAGCTTCTGCCCGTTTGCGAGGCGGAGGCCGTGGAGCGGGCGCTCATGGAGACCGCCGACGCCGAAACCTGGCTGCTGCGCCTGGGGAATTCCCCCGTATTCCCCTTCGAGGATATCCGCGGCTCCCTCAAGAAGGCGCGGGTGGAGTCGGTGCTCACCATGAAGGAGCTTCTCATGGTGGAACGGGTGCTTTCCGCGGCCCGGGCGGCCAAGGGGGATTTGAAGGGCGGTCAGGCTCCGGAGGGGGAGGAGGCCGGTCCCATCCTTCGCATGGCCCAGGGCCTTTCCGCGCTGCCGGACCTCAAGGAAGCCATCGCCCGGTCCATCCTGGGGGAGGAGGAGATGGCGGACGGGGCCTCGGACGGCCTCTACGCCATCCGCCGGAACATGCGGCGGGCCCATGAGCGGGTGCGGGAGAAGCTTGCCGGCATGACCCGCTCCTCGGCCTTCCAGAAATATCTGCAGGACCCCATCGTCACCCTCCGGGGGGACCGGTACGTGCTGCCTGTCAAACAGGAGTACAGGCAGAACGTGCCCGGTCTGGTCCACGACCAGTCGTCAAGCGGCGCGACCCTCTTCATCGAGCCCATGGCGGTGGTGGAGATCAACAACGAGATCCGGGAATGGGCGGCGAAGGAGAAGGAGGAGATGGAACGCATCCTCCGGGAGCTGACCCTCCAGGTGAAGGCGGGCGCGGACGAACTGGAGGAGGACCTTGGGCTCCTGGCCCGGCTGGATTTCGCCTTCGCCAAGGCGGCGCTGGCGAGGGAGATGAAGGCCGTGCGGCCGGAGATCAACCGGGAGGGCCGGGTGAACATCCGGCAGGGCCGCCATCCCCTCATCGATCCCGCCAAGGTGGTGCCCATCGACGTGTGGGTGGGCGAGGCATTCACCGGGCTTGTCATCACCGGCCCCAACACCGGCGGCAAGACGGTCACCCTCAAAACCGTGGGCCTCTTTGCCCTCATGACCCAGTGCGGCCTTTTTGTGCCGGCGCTGGGGGCGGATATGGCGGTGTTCCGGGATGTTTTCGCCGACATCGGCGACGAGCAGAGCATCGAGCAGTCCCTGTCCACCTTCTCAGCTCACATGACCAACATCGTGGACATTCTCTCCAAGGTGGACAGCGATTCGCTGGTCCTGCTGGATGAGCTGGGCGCGGGCACCGATCCCACCGAGGGCGCGGCTCTGGCCATGGCCATCCTGGAGGAGCTTTTGAAGATCCGCTGCCGGGTGCTGGCCACCACCCATTACAGCGAGCTCAAGGCTTTCGCACTGATGGAGAACGGGCTCACCAACGCCTCCATGGAGTTTGACGTTTCCACCCTCCGGCCCACCTACCGCCTGTCCATCGGCGTCCCCGGCAAGTCCAACGCCTTTGAGATCAGCCGCCGGCTGGGGCTGTTCCCCCACATCATCGAGGCGGCCCGCGCCCGCATCTCCCGGGAGGACGTGCGCTTTGAGGACGCCATTTTGAAGGCGGAAACCCACCGCCAGAAGGCGTACCGGGAGCGGACCGAGGCGGAGGCCATGCGCAAGGAGGTCCAGTCGCTGAAAAAGGAGATCGAGCGGCAGAAGCGGGAGCTGGAGGCCCAGAAGGAGAAGATGCTCCGGGAGGCGAAGAGGAAGGCGAAGGCCGTGCTGGACGAGGCGAAATCGGAGAGCGAAGCGCTGATCGGGGCGCTGAAGGCCGCCGCCGACGAGGCGGACGCGAGAAGCGTGAACCGGGCCATTCAAAAGACCCGGGACGCCCTCCGGCAGAAGCGGGAGGCTTTGGACGAGGCCGAAGCGCCCATGGAGGCTCCCGGCGAGCCGCCGAAAAACCTCAGGCCCGGCGAACGGGTGAAGCTGGTGAAGCTGGGGCAGACGGGCACCGTTTTGACCGCCCCGGGCGGCAGCGGCGAGGTGCAGCTGCAGGTGGGCATCATGAAGGTGACCGCCAAGGTGGCCGACCTGGTGCGGGTCGCGGAGCCTCCGCCGGCGGCCCCCGCGGGACGGGCGGGCCGTGCGCCGGTGCGGGAGCAGCCGGCGGCGGTGGGCCTCACGGTGGACGTTCGGGGCGAGAACGTGGACGACGCGGTCATGATCGTGGACAAATATCTGGACGATGCGTACCTGTCCTCGCTGAAGGAGGTCACCATCGTTCACGGCAAGGGCACCGGCGCGCTCCGGACCGGCATCCAGCAGTTTCTCAGGAGGCATCCCCACGTGAAGAGCTTTCGCCTTGGCAGCTTTGGCGAGGGCGACGCCGGCGTGACGGTGGTGGAGCTCAAATGAAGGTGATGGTGAGCGCCTGCCTGGCGGGCGTGAAGTGCCGCTATGACGGCGGCGCCGCAGCCGATCCCCTGTGGGTTGAGCGGGTGCGGCGGGGGGAAGCGGTGCCCCTTTGCCCCGAGCTTCTCGGCGGGCTTGCGCTGCCCCGGCCGCCGTCGGAGATCGTGGGCGGCGGCGGCCGGGATGTGGCGGCGGGGAGGGCCCCGGTGCTCACCCGGGAGGGCCTTGATGTGACGAAGGCCTTTCTCACCGGCGCCAGGCGGGTGGTGGAGATCGCGCTGCAAAACGGCATCACCCGGGCCTATCTGAAGGATAAAAGCCCCTCCTGCGGGGTTTGCCAAATCTTTGACGGAAGTTTTTCCGGCCGGCTCATCCCGGGCTGCGGGGTGACGGCCGCACTGCTCACGGCGGCGGGCATCGCCGTTTTTCCCGGCGACAGGAAGGAGAGGAAGCCTTGAAGACGACGGACATCCTGATCATCGACGACGATAAGAACATCGGCCAGCTCATCGAGCTGTATCTGGGCAAGGAGGGGCTCACCACGGCGGTGGCCTACCGGGGCGACGAGGGCCTCACCGCCTTTGAGGAGCTTCACCCCGCCCTGGTTCTCCTGGACGTTATGCTGCCCGGCATGGACGGCTGGGAGGTTTTGAAGCAGATCCGCAGAACCAGCAACACGCCTATTATTATGTTAACTGCTAAGGGCGAGACCTTCGACAAGGTGCTGGGCCTTGAGCTGGGGGCGGACGACTACATGGTCAAGCCCTTCGACGCCAAGGAGCTGGTGGCGCGGGTGAAGGCGGTGCTGCGGCGGGCTCGGGCCAGCGAGGAGCCGGAGCGGGAGATCAGCTTTCCCGGCCTTTCCATCAACATGAAAAGCTACCAGGTGGTGGTGGACGGGACGGCCTTCGAGCTGCCGCCCAAGGAGATCGAGCTGCTTTTCTTCCTGGCGGGGCACGCCGGACGGGTGTTCACCCGGGAGCAGCTTCTCGAGCAGGTGTGGGGCTTTGACTACTTCGGCGACTCCCGCACGGTGGATGTGCACATCAAGCGCCTTCGGGAAAAGCTTTGGCGGGAGGACGCCTCCTGGCAGATCAAAACGGTGTGGGGCGTGGGCTACAAGTTTGAGGTCAAATAATGTTTAAATCGATCTATTGGAGGATGGTCGCGCTGTACTGGGCCATCCTTTTTGTGGTGCTGGTTTCACTGGCAGTGATTATGTCTACCATGTACCGCAACCAGAGCTTTGAAAAGACGAAGAAGGATCTGACGGGCAAGGCGCGCTACGTGGCGGACCTGACGGAGAATTACTACGACGGCGGGCTCACCGCCGCCGAATTTGCCATGAGCCTCAACATCCTCTCCCACCAGGAGGGGTGCACCATCTGGGTGGTCAACCAGTTCCGCTGGGGCCTGCAGTTCCCCACCGACGGGGACAAGGTGGAGTTCGGGCAGGACCAGGAGATCTTCTCCGAGGACATGGGCGCCTACATGGAGCGGGTGCTGGAGGGAAGCCTCATCACCTATGAGGGCAATTTCGCCGACAAGTTCGACGTGCCCATGCTCACCGTGGGCGTGCCCTATCTGGTGGAAGGCACCCCCAAGGGCGCGGTGTTTCTCCACACCCGGGTGGCGGACATCGAAAGGGGCGTGCGCTCGGTGCGGCGGCTCATCTGGATATCCGCCATCCTGGCGGCGGTGCTGGGCGGCGTTCTCATCTTCCTGCTCTTCGGCCATGTGACCCGGCCCCTCAAACAGATGAACCGGGCGGTCCGGGAGATCGCCCGGGGCAACTTCGGCAACCGGGTGGAGGTGAAAAGCAGGGATGAGATCGGCCAGCTGGCCCAGTCCTTCAACGCCATGGCCGAGGACCTGGGCAATCTGGAGGAGATGCGGCGCAGCTTCGTGGCCAACGTCTCCCATGAGCTGAGATCGCCCATGACCAGCATCCAGGGCTTCGTGCAGGGTATGCTGGACGGCACCATTCCTCCGGAGGAGCACCAGCACTATCTCACCATCGTCCACGGCGAGACCCAGCGGCTGACCGGCCTCATCCGGGACCTTCTGGACCTCTCCCGGATGGAGTCGGGAGACTTCCCCATGAACATGGAGAACTTCGACATCAACGAGCTCATCCGCAGAACCCTCATCACCTTCGAGGTGAAGATCGACGAGAAGGCGCTTCAGCTGGATGTGGACTTCAAGGAGGACCCCTGCTTCGTCTATGCCGACAGCGCCCGCATCCAGCAGGTGGTGCAGAACCTCCTTGACAACGCCATGAAGTTTACAAACGAGCACGGCAAGATCAAGGTGTGGACCTATGTCTATGGCAAGAAGGTGTATGTGTCGGTGAAGGACGACGGCGCCGGCATCTCCGGGGCGGACCTGCCCTACGTGTTCGAACGCTTCTACAAGGCGGAGAAGGCCCACGTGGCGGGGCAGGGCACCGGCCTTGGCCTTTCCATCGTGAAAAAGATCCTCTCCGAGCACGATCAGAAGATCTGGGTCACCAGTTCTCCCGGCAAGGGCGCAGAGTTCACCTTCACCCTGGCCAAGGGCCAGAGCAAGGGCACCAAGTATCATAATTTGGACACAATTCATTCATAAATTTCTGGTATTGTAGCCATAGTATATTGGAGGTGGCAAGAGATGAGCAACTACTACGACTATGATGGATACGATCCCTACGATCCTTATCATAAACCGAAAAAGAAGGGGAACCGGGTGTGGATTTTCATCGCCATCGGGCTGGTCTTCCTGCTCCTTGGCAGCGTGATCACCCTGGGGGTGACGGCCCTTCTGGACCGGAACGCCGACGCCGGCGCCAACGGCCAGGTGGCGGACGGGGCGACGCCCAGTCCCTCGCCGGAGGTGAGCGCCAATCCCGTGCCCTCCCTCGGGGGCGCGGCGGGCTGGATTGCAAGCTCGGATAACCCGGTCATTGACATCGCGAAGAACGTGGGCCCCTCCCTGGTGGGCGTGAGCAACAACGTGAACACCTTCGCCCAGGGCCAGGGCATCACCGAGCAGGAGCAGGGCTACGGTTCCGGCGTGATCATCTCCACCGACGGCTACATCGTCACCAACAACCACGTGATCGAGGGCGCGGAGAGCGTCACCGTGACGCTGGGCGGCGATAAGACCGTGAAGGCGGACGTGGTGGGTGCGGACAGCCGCACCGATATCGCCGTATTGAAGATCGATCCCGAGGGCCTGGATCTCACGGCGGCGCCTCTCGGCGATTCGGACGCGCTGCAGGTGGGCGAGCTGGCGGTGGCCATCGGCAACCCCCTCGGCCATGAGTTTGCGGGCACGGTCACCGTGGGCGTGATCTCCGCCGTAAACCGGAATCTGGAGTCGGAGGGCGTGACCCTCAGCATGATCCAGACCGATGCGGCCATCAATCCCGGCAACTCCGGCGGCGCGCTGGTGAATTCCAGCGGTGAGGTCATTGGCATCAACACCCTCAAGAGCACCACCGCCGGCTATGATTCCTCCGGCAACGCCATTTCCGCCGAGGGCATCGGCTTCGCTCTGCCCATCAACGACGTGAAGCCCATCGTGGAGGAGCTGATTTCGAAGGGCCACATCTCCCGGCCCGGCCTGGGCATCAAGGGCTCCATGCTCACCGAGGACATGGCGGGCATCTACGGACTTCCCGCCGGCGTGCTGGTGGGCAGCGTGGAGGAGGGCGGCAGTGCGGAGACCGCCGGCATCAAGGCCTATGACATCATCACCGAGGTGAACGGCGTCAAGGTCACCTCCTTTGCCACCCTGACCAACGAGCTTGCAAACTTCAACGTGGGCGATACGGTCACCGTCAAGGTGTGGCGGCAAAGCACCAGCGAGGGCGGCGGCCGGCCGGGCTTCGGCGGAGGCCAGTCCACCGTCCAGGGCGAGGAGATGGAGCTCACCGTCACCCTCATGGAGATTCAGGGGGATTAAGCGGGGAGCCGACTGCAAATAAAAGAACCCGTCTGCCCGGCCGAGGCTCAAGCCTCAGCCGGGCTTTGCTTTGCCGGGCCGGGCGCTGCGGCCCGCGGCCCACGGCCCCACACGATCCGCCGCGGCCTCGTCCGTACCGGGCGCCCGCGGCCTTTCCCCCTCCCGCGGGCTTGTCCCGGCCTGTGCCCTTGTGGTACAATGCCTAAGGGAGGCGAAAGGCTTTGATCTATTTGGACAACAGTGCCACCACCCGGCCCTTCGAGGCGGTGGCGGAAACGATAAAACAAGCGTCCCTCGAGGATTTCTACAATCCATCCGCGCCCTATGGCAGGGCGGCGGCGGTGGAGGAGAAGGTGGAGGCCGCAAGGGCCCGGACGGCCCGCCCCATCGGGTGCGAGCCCGGCCGCATCGTCTTTACCTCCGGCGGCACGGAGAGCAACAATGCGGCCCTGTTGGGCGTGGCCCTGAAGCGCCACCCGGCAAAAAAACATTTCGTGGTGGGCGGCATTGAGCATCCGTCGGTGCTGAGGACGGTTCAGTTTTTGACAAATCTCGGCTGCACGGTGACGGCGGTGGACCCGAACGGCAAAGGGGTGATCGAACCGGAGAAGGCGGCGGAAGCGGTCACGGAGGACACGGTGCTGGTGAGTGTGCAGCACGTGAACAATGAGACCGGCGCCATTCAGGATCTTGCCGCCATTGCGGCGGCGGTGCGGGCGAAAAGCCCGGCCCTCATCCACGCCGACGGGGTGCAGGCCTACCTCAAGGTGCCGCTTTCGCTGGATGCGGTGGATTTCTACACCGTGAGCGCCCACAAGTTCCATGGCCCGAAGGGGGTGGGCGCGCTGTACCTCCGGCGGGATGCGTCGGTGGTGCCCTATCTGATGGGCGGCGGCCAGGAGGGCGGCCGGCGGTCCGGCACCTTGAACGTGCCCGGCATCGTGGGCATGGGCCTCGCAGCGGAGCTCTACCAGACGAATCGTAAAGAATATGTAAATCATATGATGGCACTTAAGCTCCTGTTTTTAAAGGAACTGCGGAACCAGCTGGATGAAGTTTATGTCAACGGACCCGATCCGGAGAGGGCCGCACCCCACATCCTTAACCTGGCTTTTCCCGGCGTGCGTGCGGAGGTGCTGCTCCATTTTTTGGAGGAGCGGGGGGTAATTATCGGCACGGGAAGCGC is a genomic window containing:
- the pheT gene encoding phenylalanine--tRNA ligase subunit beta is translated as MKLPLNWLKEYVPELEVSPEAYMERMALSGTEVEGYERLGEEIDKVVVGKILKIEKHPDADRLVVCQVDAGTDIQIVTGAPNVFEGAMVPVALDGSRLPGGVKIKKGKLRGVVSEGMMCSGRELGVTDDDYPGADVDGILILKEEDELTPGTDMKEVLGLTDTVFEAEILANRPDCLSVMGMARETAAVFDLDFEIPAIEYEESRNPMQWAVSVEVEDKDLCPRYMARVVKNVRIGPSPAWMRRYLQAAGVRSINNAVDITNFVMLETGQPLHAFDMRNIRENRIVVRRAKAGENLVTLDGKDRELDESMLVIADGVGPVGLAGIMGGENSEIKEDTVDILIESAKFDGTNIRLTSRKLGLATEASARYEKGVDILTTQMALERAAQLMQQLCGAEVLKGRVDILSAPMGERTIRVPVKRINDLGGVKIDGREMADILDRLFMLANLEGDELTVMVPSFRGDIKGPADIAEEVLRLYGYDKIPYTLPKGGGHAGGLTPFQRDVERVRDTLVGLGFYETYHYSFMSESDLAALRLPENDELRKAVTILNPLSADMGMMRTTMVPAMLDALIGNVNKKREKAALFELGRVYLPGDGELPEEPATLCLGAYGRDMDFYGFKGRIEALFAAFGVPAVFEKTTRTYLHPGRAAEIRVNGETVGVMGEVHPLTLAAYGAEGRVHVAELDLTRILSRRVPAHYTAVSRHPAVKRDLALVVKEEVTVGAMTAVIEKAGGRLLSDVQLFDIYRSPELGEGMKSVAFALTFQSLTRTLQDEEVDEAVRKILDRLEKDAGAVLRS
- a CDS encoding cell division protein ZapA, producing the protein METIKASVKLAGREYTITGAESEEHLQRVVDAVEYKYKELKKMAKLPLDSERLAILTSLNMADDLIRAKDESKELGIRIDELQRQLVRLQRENAFLQRDGRGGGKLKGVK
- a CDS encoding endonuclease MutS2 — its product is MDERLYRVLELNKILERLRGLCRSELGGALAGELLPVCEAEAVERALMETADAETWLLRLGNSPVFPFEDIRGSLKKARVESVLTMKELLMVERVLSAARAAKGDLKGGQAPEGEEAGPILRMAQGLSALPDLKEAIARSILGEEEMADGASDGLYAIRRNMRRAHERVREKLAGMTRSSAFQKYLQDPIVTLRGDRYVLPVKQEYRQNVPGLVHDQSSSGATLFIEPMAVVEINNEIREWAAKEKEEMERILRELTLQVKAGADELEEDLGLLARLDFAFAKAALAREMKAVRPEINREGRVNIRQGRHPLIDPAKVVPIDVWVGEAFTGLVITGPNTGGKTVTLKTVGLFALMTQCGLFVPALGADMAVFRDVFADIGDEQSIEQSLSTFSAHMTNIVDILSKVDSDSLVLLDELGAGTDPTEGAALAMAILEELLKIRCRVLATTHYSELKAFALMENGLTNASMEFDVSTLRPTYRLSIGVPGKSNAFEISRRLGLFPHIIEAARARISREDVRFEDAILKAETHRQKAYRERTEAEAMRKEVQSLKKEIERQKRELEAQKEKMLREAKRKAKAVLDEAKSESEALIGALKAAADEADARSVNRAIQKTRDALRQKREALDEAEAPMEAPGEPPKNLRPGERVKLVKLGQTGTVLTAPGGSGEVQLQVGIMKVTAKVADLVRVAEPPPAAPAGRAGRAPVREQPAAVGLTVDVRGENVDDAVMIVDKYLDDAYLSSLKEVTIVHGKGTGALRTGIQQFLRRHPHVKSFRLGSFGEGDAGVTVVELK
- a CDS encoding S1C family serine protease → MSNYYDYDGYDPYDPYHKPKKKGNRVWIFIAIGLVFLLLGSVITLGVTALLDRNADAGANGQVADGATPSPSPEVSANPVPSLGGAAGWIASSDNPVIDIAKNVGPSLVGVSNNVNTFAQGQGITEQEQGYGSGVIISTDGYIVTNNHVIEGAESVTVTLGGDKTVKADVVGADSRTDIAVLKIDPEGLDLTAAPLGDSDALQVGELAVAIGNPLGHEFAGTVTVGVISAVNRNLESEGVTLSMIQTDAAINPGNSGGALVNSSGEVIGINTLKSTTAGYDSSGNAISAEGIGFALPINDVKPIVEELISKGHISRPGLGIKGSMLTEDMAGIYGLPAGVLVGSVEEGGSAETAGIKAYDIITEVNGVKVTSFATLTNELANFNVGDTVTVKVWRQSTSEGGGRPGFGGGQSTVQGEEMELTVTLMEIQGD
- a CDS encoding response regulator transcription factor, which codes for MKTTDILIIDDDKNIGQLIELYLGKEGLTTAVAYRGDEGLTAFEELHPALVLLDVMLPGMDGWEVLKQIRRTSNTPIIMLTAKGETFDKVLGLELGADDYMVKPFDAKELVARVKAVLRRARASEEPEREISFPGLSINMKSYQVVVDGTAFELPPKEIELLFFLAGHAGRVFTREQLLEQVWGFDYFGDSRTVDVHIKRLREKLWREDASWQIKTVWGVGYKFEVK
- a CDS encoding DUF523 domain-containing protein, whose translation is MKVMVSACLAGVKCRYDGGAAADPLWVERVRRGEAVPLCPELLGGLALPRPPSEIVGGGGRDVAAGRAPVLTREGLDVTKAFLTGARRVVEIALQNGITRAYLKDKSPSCGVCQIFDGSFSGRLIPGCGVTAALLTAAGIAVFPGDRKERKP
- a CDS encoding cysteine desulfurase family protein; protein product: MIYLDNSATTRPFEAVAETIKQASLEDFYNPSAPYGRAAAVEEKVEAARARTARPIGCEPGRIVFTSGGTESNNAALLGVALKRHPAKKHFVVGGIEHPSVLRTVQFLTNLGCTVTAVDPNGKGVIEPEKAAEAVTEDTVLVSVQHVNNETGAIQDLAAIAAAVRAKSPALIHADGVQAYLKVPLSLDAVDFYTVSAHKFHGPKGVGALYLRRDASVVPYLMGGGQEGGRRSGTLNVPGIVGMGLAAELYQTNRKEYVNHMMALKLLFLKELRNQLDEVYVNGPDPERAAPHILNLAFPGVRAEVLLHFLEERGVIIGTGSACSSKNTKVSAVLSAMKVARVRAEGSVRVSLCPLLTEADMKEAAGHMAEGVKMLRRFRRK
- a CDS encoding sensor histidine kinase: MFKSIYWRMVALYWAILFVVLVSLAVIMSTMYRNQSFEKTKKDLTGKARYVADLTENYYDGGLTAAEFAMSLNILSHQEGCTIWVVNQFRWGLQFPTDGDKVEFGQDQEIFSEDMGAYMERVLEGSLITYEGNFADKFDVPMLTVGVPYLVEGTPKGAVFLHTRVADIERGVRSVRRLIWISAILAAVLGGVLIFLLFGHVTRPLKQMNRAVREIARGNFGNRVEVKSRDEIGQLAQSFNAMAEDLGNLEEMRRSFVANVSHELRSPMTSIQGFVQGMLDGTIPPEEHQHYLTIVHGETQRLTGLIRDLLDLSRMESGDFPMNMENFDINELIRRTLITFEVKIDEKALQLDVDFKEDPCFVYADSARIQQVVQNLLDNAMKFTNEHGKIKVWTYVYGKKVYVSVKDDGAGISGADLPYVFERFYKAEKAHVAGQGTGLGLSIVKKILSEHDQKIWVTSSPGKGAEFTFTLAKGQSKGTKYHNLDTIHS